DNA from Aggregatimonas sangjinii:
TGCTAGACAGTGTCTCTAAACTTTTAGCTATCTGTTTTTCCTCGGAATACAGCAGGGCGACCACATTTTTAAATACATCCGTGCTGGGCCGAATCCACGTAAAGGTTTGAGCAGGACTCAAGAGGATCAAGCTTTTTATTTTTGCGCTATGGTCTAACGCGAGGCTTACGGCCATCCAACCCCCTTTTGAAGCACCGATAATATGAAACGCTTCCAGGTCCAAAACGAATAGCACCTCTTGGTACCAATCGATAACCTCGTCCATACCTTCGATTTCGTTGTACATATGTGATTTGCCGGGTTCCAGAATAAGGTCGATTGCAAATACGCGATGGTTTTTACTCAGTGCCTCGATATTCGGATACCACATGGTAGCGCTGGCATTCATTCCATGGAGTAATACGATAGGTTCCGTATTTTCAGGACCGCTTACGATTACATGAGCGATTCCGTTGGTGGTGGGAATATATAATTCTTCATAGGAGACGTCCCATAATTTCAAGGTCTCGTCATACGCATCAAAATAGGCCTTATCCGAACCGGAGGCCTCGGTGATGTAATCCGGTACTTTATGGTATTCGTCGTATTTGTTCGTGCAACCAATAAATATAATACTTAACGCCAGCAGTAAAAAAATCCTCATACACTAAATTTTGTTGTACAAAAACATGCCATTGTATGATGTCTCTGTGTTTTACCAAAGGTTTATGGAAGCTCTACATGGGTTCACCTTGTTGAATATTTTATTCGGTAAAGAAATGTTTACTATAACGCAAGCGTCGTTTCGCGGGCATTTATAGAGTACATATAAAATAGCTCCCAGATTTGGATAATGGTAACTACTCGACAAATTTACAACTAGTCGCCTTCGCTCAAAGAAAAACTACCATCGCCATCAAAAGAAACAACGCTTATGGTAACGGACCAAAGGCCGGAGGTTCCCGCATCGGTTACTCCTGAAAAAGAATCGGGTTCGACCGCTCCGCTCAATGTTCTGTTTAAAACGATATTTCCGTCGGCATCCAATACGGTCATTTCAAAAGTACCTTCCGCAGCGGCTGTAATATCGGCATTGTAGTCTGCAGTAGTGAAATTGTTCAACCAGAAAAATGTTCTTGTCGCACTCTCACCGGTACCCCTAAAATCACCATCGATATCTCCATTGAAATCATCCCCATTGTCAAAAACGACCCCATTTACTTGAATTTGGGCCATGGTAGTATCATCATTGTCGCTACATCCGAAAAAGCCAAGTGTAACGGCAGCGGTAAAAATTGTAAAAAATAATTTTGCAGGTTTCATATCTTGATAGGATTTGGTTTTTAAACTTAGGATATCTACTAAAAACGTTGGATACCCTGCTTTATTACTTTCGTCAGGATACCTGTCTATTGTAGGCAAGTATATGGACTTGTATTTTATCGAAAAACGTTCCAAATAATAAAAGCGTTGCATTAATTTTGTGCCTTAAACGCTTTACCTAAACGCTACGATTTGTTAGAAAAAAGACCGCAGTTGCCCCAAGAACAAGCAACAGCTACAACGCACTTTATTTACTGCTTGGAAGCGGTTGACGATATCGAAACGGACGTAGTTACCGAAGCGGAAAAAAGCCTTGAGCATTTGGCCATGCAGTATGGTATAGCCAGTATTTATAACACCTGCGACACCATTGAAGGCTTGGAAGAGAGTTTGAATACCTTGGTCTTGGATGATCATTATTTTAAGGATTACGAAATCATCTACTTGATCATGACAGGGGAAGCCAACAGTATTTGTCTCAACGATTATTACTACAGTCTACAGGAAATCGCGGAAATTTTTGAGGGAAGGCTAAAGGGGAAGATTTTACATTTTTCGAATGCCAAAGTGTTGGATCTGGACGAAGAGGAAGCGCAATATTTTTTGGATATCACCGGTGCCAAAGGGGTTTCCGGGTATGGTCATCCTTTTGATGGGATAACGAGCTCCCATCTCGATAAAGCCTTCTTCAACCTATTCAAAGAGGACGATGATATGCTGGCCGTGGTAGAAGAATTGCATCAGCGGCATTACAATGTCTGTAAATTATTGGATTTTAGATTGTACTATTAAGCCAATATCCCCATGTGCAGGTATTCCATACACAACACATTTTTTCCTTTAAAATGCTTCCTGGGCCCACCAAGACCCATCTAGTAAAGGTTCATATACGGACGATATTATACTATTGCCTTTAGAAATCCTTCGATAGCAGGCAGCTTTTGCCTTTTGGATTTACTTGATTATGTTGTGAACTCAGTTAGTTGACCTTCTATTTTTTGAGCAGCCTCTCCGCTTTTGGTAGAGGTTAGCGCGCCTATCTATTTTGTACTACATCCCCTTTATTTTTCTACCGATATGTTCTCTCCAAAAAAAATAGTACGACCGAACCTTTTTAAGAGGTTCATGAATTCCCTTGAAAAAATAGCCGGAAATGCGTAAACACATATTATGCGACCAGACTAGCTTGTCCGCTCTATGCGCCTATGGCCGAGAAGGAGGATAGGAGGGGAGTGAAATCGACGTAAGGGATTCACAAATACCGTTGAAAAGCTATATGCAACGTATTTGTAAATGTTTGTGGAATGGGGTGTATTCGGTATTTCACTTACCAAATTATCTTTTAATCTGACGGAATTATCATTTACTCATTATTTGAAGTATATAATCAGGTATTTAGCCTAAAAATAATATCATGTTCAAAAAATATCGAATACTTAAGTGGGTGTCCATTTTTTTCCTCTGTCTAATTGTTGCAATCGTCTCTTTTGGTTTATGGTTTAAGAGTTTAATTCCTCCAAGGGATGTTAAAATTGAATCCACTTTAGTTGAAAACCTGCCTTATTTATCCGAAGATGTTGTACCATTTCGTGGTAAAATCCTAGCAGTGGTAACAAGCACTGCGGTTATGGGCGATACGGATAAAACTACGGGATATGAATTATCGGAATTGGCACGTGCCTATTATACGTTTCAAGCGAATGGCTTCGAAGTAGACATTGCAAGTCCTAAAGGAGGCAACCCCCCTGTTGTCATTGACGATGAAGACATGGGCGCCTACGATTTTGCATTTTTAAACGACTCCATAGCGCAATATAAAACGAAGCATACCATAAAACTGGAAAATGTAGTTCCAGAGGATTATGAAGCCATCTTTTTCGCAGGAGGAAAAGGAGCTATGTTCGATTTTCCAGATGATATGACAATTCAATCCATAGTAAAGGATTACTATCAAAGCGGCAAAGTAATCGGAGCGGTTTGTCATGGCCCTGCTGCTTTGGTC
Protein-coding regions in this window:
- a CDS encoding alpha/beta fold hydrolase, coding for MRIFLLLALSIIFIGCTNKYDEYHKVPDYITEASGSDKAYFDAYDETLKLWDVSYEELYIPTTNGIAHVIVSGPENTEPIVLLHGMNASATMWYPNIEALSKNHRVFAIDLILEPGKSHMYNEIEGMDEVIDWYQEVLFVLDLEAFHIIGASKGGWMAVSLALDHSAKIKSLILLSPAQTFTWIRPSTDVFKNVVALLYSEEKQIAKSLETLSSRPSHISDIYLEQYRIGLSQNMKNRFMASMKPFSNDELRSLQMPVLVLIGDDDMINADKTIEIANTLPNGTGEVIRNSGHFLSIDQAETVNEKMLSFLASQ
- a CDS encoding DUF6642 family protein yields the protein MLEKRPQLPQEQATATTHFIYCLEAVDDIETDVVTEAEKSLEHLAMQYGIASIYNTCDTIEGLEESLNTLVLDDHYFKDYEIIYLIMTGEANSICLNDYYYSLQEIAEIFEGRLKGKILHFSNAKVLDLDEEEAQYFLDITGAKGVSGYGHPFDGITSSHLDKAFFNLFKEDDDMLAVVEELHQRHYNVCKLLDFRLYY